The following are encoded together in the Malaya genurostris strain Urasoe2022 chromosome 3, Malgen_1.1, whole genome shotgun sequence genome:
- the LOC131439098 gene encoding uncharacterized protein LOC131439098, protein MTSVQCSVCSARIISETDRIYCFGGCNQVLHMKCSDLGSACLGLMQKNIGLKYMCFDCRKHQTTLNDVLKMCSELLCKIDLLSTAVNNLEPKFLDTIKSQCQEVEDRVVLRIESTLENVAQTEETFATVTRSGKNSKRKATDLPSNDNTTNLTDNSGLLRSGKRRKTVFLKTDKANTKTSHSSESTSSLPSTEVACNETIMKMKQTVLFKPKKTQPIEATKQIIREKFDPVTFSVKEVQYRNTGEVSVRCDSNERALKLIDSAKTLLHENYDIELLRPLRPRLKIVGITDELSEEEIVEKIKLQNNLPETSYLKVIRVLNKQTRNNSGLTVIAETDALSFYQLTKLQRINIGWERCKVFEVVDVMRCYKCSEYGHKAATCVKQLCCPKCAEAHEANECVSDIAKCINCHNQNENLNALNTEKLDISHHSWSSQCPLYKKRLEKAKLRIDYTI, encoded by the coding sequence ATGACTTCTGTTCAATGCAGTGTGTGCTCTGCGCGTATTATTTCTGAAACCGATCGGATTTATTGTTTCGGTGGCTGTAATCAAGTGCTTCATATGAAATGTTCTGATCTGGGCAGTGCTTGTTTGGGTTTGATGCAAAAAAATATTGGCTTGAAGTATATGTGTTTCGACTGCCGTAAACATCAAACTACGCTTAACGATGTGTTAAAGATGTGTTCTGAACTGCTATGCAAAATTGATTTGCTGTCCACCGCTGTGAATAATCTTGAACCGAAATTTTTGGACACGATTAAATCGCAATGCCAAGAAGTAGAAGACCGCGTAGTACTGCGTATTGAATCTACTTTAGAGAATGTTGCTCAAACTGAAGAAACTTTTGCTACAGTCACTCGTTccggaaaaaattcaaaacgaaaAGCCACtgatttaccaagcaatgacAATACAACGAATCTTACTGACAATAGTGGACTGTTGAGATCCGGCAAGAGACGTAAAACGGTTTTTCTAAAAACCGATAAAGCTAACACCAAGACTAGCCACAGTTCAGAATCAACAAGCAGCCTGCCTAGTACTGAAGTAGCATGCAATGAAACTATCATGAAAATGAAGCAAACTGTTCTGTTTAAGCCGAAGAAAACCCAGCCGATTGAAGCAACAAAACAGATAATTCGCGAAAAATTCGACCCAGTTACCTTTTCTGTGAAAGAAGTACAATACCGCAATACCGGAGAAGTTTCAGTACGTTGTGACTCGAATGAGCGTGCACTAAAACTGATAGATAGTGCCAAAACTTTGTTGCACGAGAACTACGACATCGAACTGCTGAGACCACTACGACCAAGATTAAAAATTGTCGGCATTACAGACGAATTATCAGAGGaggaaatcgttgaaaaaatcaaacTGCAAAATAATTTACCTGAGACAAGTTATTTGAAAGTTATCAGAGTGCTGAACAAACAAACCCGGAACAATAGTGGATTAACAGTAATAGCGGAAACCGATGCTCTATCGTTTTACCAATTGACAAAATTACAACGAATCAACATCGGCTGGGAGCGGTGTAAAGTTTTTGAAGTTGTTGACGTCATGCGCTGCTATAAATGCTCCGAATATGGACATAAGGCGGCAACATGCGTGAAACAGCTGTGTTGCCCAAAATGCGCGGAGGCTCACGAAGCTAACGAATGTGTTTCTGATATTGCCAAATGCATTAATTGTCACAACCAGAATGAGAATTTGAATGCTTTAAACACCGAGAAACTTGATATCAGTCATCACTCTTGGAGTTCACAGTGTCCCCTTTACAAAAAGCGACTAGAAAAAGCCAAACTTAGAATTGATTACACTATCTAG